The genomic window GCATTAACAGCACCCGTTAGTGTAAAGCGATTCCCCAAAGGAACATCAACACCACCAGTTACCAGCAAGCCAATACTAGTATCGCCACTAGCTTCAATTGCTACACCAGCACCAATATAAGGCGATACAGCAAATGGTTGTACAACGCCAGGTTCTACCTCACGGGGGGTAAAATCATAAGTTAAGGGAACGAGAAATACTGTATCGTTGCCAAATACTGCTGATGGACGCACTGATAAAGTCCGGGTAAGCCCAATTTTGCTGATTACTGCAAAGTTACTTTCACTCAGAGCAGTATCACCACCCAAGCCAATATTACCAGCCACTCCTACATAACTAGAGCCGCCACGGGTAGCTCTCCCTGGTGTCACACCGTTAGTAGGTGTTTGTGGTTGTTGACTGGTAAGTTTAGGTGGAATCAGAACTTGGTTAATGGGATATATAACCCCGTTGCTAGCTTGGATATTGGGTTGAATCACTCTAGCTTCGTTGACTGTAATCTGATTGTTGGCACTGTCAACTTTAATATTTACAGGTGAATTTTCAACGGTTTTTAATTCCCCAGATGAGAGTTGATTAGCTGTTAACTGACCAGGAACTACATGATATGTCAATATCTGAATCAATAATTCTCTGTTTTCAGGTTGCTGTAACTGTTGTAAAGTACCAGCCGGCAAACCAGCAAAGGCTTCGTTCGTGGGTGCGAAAACTGTATAAGGGCCTGGTTGTTGTAAGGTATCAGCTAACCCTGCTGTCTTGATTAAAGAAGTTATTATACTAAAAGAATTACTAGCCGCAGCTATAGAAACGATGTCATTGCCAGTTTGAGTATTGCCAGTTGCTTGACCTACTATGTAGTTAGTGGCTACAACATTGCTAGCGATAGGTTGCACCTGTCCTTGCTTGACTAAGGCTTGATATAACAGTGCGGCTGCTTCTGCACGAGTCAGAGACTGTTGGGGATTGAGTTCTTTGACATCGGGATAATTCACAACCATATTGGCTTGTGTCGCCGCCGCTACAGCATTCACAGCATAATTGGGGATGGCTGAGGCATCTGTATAGTTAGTATTGACTACATCTGATGCAGAAGAGTTACTAGATTGTAAGCCTAAACCATTAGCTAAAGCTGCGATCGCCTGAACTTTGGGAATTTGTTGATTGGGTAAAAACACATCCCCTGGATAACCTGCCATAAATCCAGTTTCGTAAGCTTCTCTAATAGCAGCATTTGCCCAGTAGTTCGCCGGCACATCTGTAAATCCATCTGCACCTAATTGTCTAACTGCTTGTTGGTTAAAAGCTTTCTGGATCATTGTGGCAAATTCCGCCCGACTTACTGATTGATTTGGCTTAAATGTGCCATCGGGAAAGCCAGCAATAATATTTCTTTGAGCCAGGGTTTGAATAAATGGACTCGCCCAATAATCTGCACCAACATCACCAAAGCTAGTGGCTGTAGTTGTCGCAGGAACTGTATTTTGAGCTAAAGCCTCATGAGAAATGATCACAGGAGAAATTGTAGCCGCAGCTACTCCTAAAGCTAGCAAATTTGCACTTGCTAATGACCAGCGAAAAAAATTACTCACGAACATATCCTCCAGGAAAATTATCTTTTTCTCTCAATCGGTATATTGGATTTTGGCAAATATCCAATGCGTAACTAAATCAAAAAAATATAGGTCAAATGATTAGGATGTTATTGAAATCATGTTTTTACATCAACAGACATCGCTCAAAAAATAGA from Nostoc sp. UHCC 0870 includes these protein-coding regions:
- a CDS encoding fasciclin domain-containing protein yields the protein MFVSNFFRWSLASANLLALGVAAATISPVIISHEALAQNTVPATTTATSFGDVGADYWASPFIQTLAQRNIIAGFPDGTFKPNQSVSRAEFATMIQKAFNQQAVRQLGADGFTDVPANYWANAAIREAYETGFMAGYPGDVFLPNQQIPKVQAIAALANGLGLQSSNSSASDVVNTNYTDASAIPNYAVNAVAAATQANMVVNYPDVKELNPQQSLTRAEAAALLYQALVKQGQVQPIASNVVATNYIVGQATGNTQTGNDIVSIAAASNSFSIITSLIKTAGLADTLQQPGPYTVFAPTNEAFAGLPAGTLQQLQQPENRELLIQILTYHVVPGQLTANQLSSGELKTVENSPVNIKVDSANNQITVNEARVIQPNIQASNGVIYPINQVLIPPKLTSQQPQTPTNGVTPGRATRGGSSYVGVAGNIGLGGDTALSESNFAVISKIGLTRTLSVRPSAVFGNDTVFLVPLTYDFTPREVEPGVVQPFAVSPYIGAGVAIEASGDTSIGLLVTGGVDVPLGNRFTLTGAVNAAFVDETDVGLLLGVGYNF